Genomic DNA from Jejubacter calystegiae:
CATCGAGCACCACCGGACGACTTTCCGCGGTCAGCGGGGTCATCGGCAGGCGAAGCGTATCGGTCGCCACAAGTCCCAACTCCCTGCTGGCCCACTTCACCGCGATAGGATTGGGTTCAATAAATAAACGCTCGTGCAGCGGCATCAGGCGTCGGTTGATCTCGCGCGCAGCGGCGAATTCGCCTGCGGCCGCCAGTTCACACATCCGCGCCATATCACGCGCCGCCACGTTAGCGGTTACGGAAATCACGCCGTGGCCGCCCAGTTGCATAAAGTCCAGCGCGCTGTCATCGTTGCCACTAAGCAGAATAAAATCATCCGCAACCCGATCTTTGATCTCGTTAACGCGGCTTAAGTTCCCCGTTGCCTCTTTAATACCAACGATATTCGGCACCTGCGCCAGACGCGCAACGGTCGGCGGCAGCAAGTCACAGCCGGTACGAGAGGGCACATTATACAGAATTTGCGGCAGGCTGGTGTTTTCAGCGATCGCTTTAAAGTGCTGGAACAGTCCTTCCTGGGTGGGGCGGTTATAATAAGGCACGACCGTCAGACAGCCGACGATGCCGCTGTCGTTGAACCTTTTGGTCAGAGAGATGGCCTCTGAAGTGGCATTCGCACCGGTGCCCGCAATAACGGGAATACGGCCATCCGCCAGCTCAACCGTCATCATCACCACATCGCCATGTTCATCGTGGCTCAGCGTGGCAGACTCGCCGGTGGTCCCTACCGAGACAATTGCCGAAGTTCCACTTTCGACATGGTAATCAATCAGTTTCTTAAGGCTGGACCGACAGACGTTGCCCTTATCGTCCATCGGCGTAATCAGCGCGACAATACTTCCCGTGAACATGGTCCATCCTCTCCGTACACTAGTGCCACAATGGTACGTTTGGAGCCGCAGTAAAAGCAAGCGGCCAGGGCACCTGTGCGGTTGTATGGCGGATTTTTTTATGCTTTCCTTATGATTACCTCTACAGAACCACAGGAAGCTCCGGTTTGACAGCCTCATCACAACACCATCTGGTCATCACCGCGTTAGGTGCAGACCGTCCCGGCATCGTGAATACCATCACCCGACACGTCAGTAGTTGTGGCTGTAATATCGAAGATAGCCGCCTGGCCATGTTGGGGGACGAATTTACCTTTATCATGCTGCTTTCCGGCAGTTGGAACGCCATTACCCAGATTGAATCCACGCTGCCGTTAAAAGGCGCCGAACTGGATCTGTTGATCGTAATGAAACGCACCCATGCTCAGGCGCGCCAGGCCATGCCCGCAACGGTACGCGTCCAGGTGGAAGTGGCGGACTCCCCTCACCTGATTGAGCGATTTACTGACCTGTTCGACTCCCATCAAATGAATATTGCCGAACTGATTTCCCGGACTCAGGCGAACGATGAAAACGAGCAGCCGGGAGCGCCGCAGCTTTATATCCAAATCGCGGCGCATAGCCCGGCACTGCAGGATGCGACAAACATTGAGCAGGCCTTTAAAGACTTGTGTACAGAACTCAATGCGCAAGGCACTATTAACGTTGTGAATTACCCACAGCAAGATGATGAATAAGACGGAGAGTCGTATGAATCCACTGAAAGCTGGCGATGTCGCCCCTAAATTTAGTCTGCCCGATCAGGACGGCGAACAGGTAAATTTAACCGACTTCCAGGGGCAGCGTGTTCTGGTTTACTTCTATCCGAAAGCAATGACGCCCGGATGTACCGTTCAGGCCTGCAGCCTGCGCGATAGCATGGATGAGTTAAAGCAATACGGCGTCGAGGTTCTCGGTATCAGTACCGATAAACCCGAGAAGCTGTCCCGCTTTGTCGACAAGGAGGAGCTGAACTTTACCCTGCTGTCCGACGAAGACCACAGCGTATGTGAACAGTTTGGTATCTGGGGTGAGAAAAGCTTTATGGGCAAGACCTATGACGGCATTCACCGTATCAGTTTCCTGATCGACAAAAAGGGTAACGTCGAGCACGTATTCGACAACTTCAAGACCAGTAACCATCACGATATCGTGCTGGCCTGGCTGAAAGAAAACGCCGCCTGAGTCGCGCTATCTTCTTAAGTTCAAACGCACCTTAAAGCGTCATTCTAAGGTGCGCCTTCCCCTTCCCTGTTTTATTCCTCTGAATCGCGCAACCGGGATCGCTTGAATCGCTAGTTAAATTTATGTAAATTCCAGCCTTCCCGCTCACACATGAGAACATTCTTAGTGACAACACAGCAACATTCAGAAAAGTGGCAGAAACGTTTTGATTTCTTCGAAAAAAATGGGGCTCCCAAAACGCCAGAGTTTAAAGCAGCATTACGCCGCCTGCCGTGGTACAAACGCTTCTTATATAATATGAACGTCATCTCCTTTTTCTTCGGCCCGATCTATTTTTTGATTCTGGGTATGTGGAAAAGATGTCTTACGCTTATTGTCTGCTCTGTGGCAATCGGCTTTATTTTAGGTATCGTCGAACTCATTACCGGATTGAATTTAGATTCTTTATGCGGCCTTATCGTCAGCGTCATGTGGGGCATCACGACCAACTACGCTTACTATCTGCATAAAGTTAAAGGCTACAACAGCTGGAACCCCTTCACGGGGATTTTCTAACCGCTGGAAACAGACCCGCTACCACAACGCTTTGCGGGTCTGCCATTCAGCGTTAGTCAGCCTTCCGCTCGTCCACCAGGCTATCCGGCCAGGCCCTGACCACCGCTTTAATCAGCGTAGCGAGAGGAATGGCGAAGAAAACGCCCC
This window encodes:
- the dapA gene encoding 4-hydroxy-tetrahydrodipicolinate synthase, which gives rise to MFTGSIVALITPMDDKGNVCRSSLKKLIDYHVESGTSAIVSVGTTGESATLSHDEHGDVVMMTVELADGRIPVIAGTGANATSEAISLTKRFNDSGIVGCLTVVPYYNRPTQEGLFQHFKAIAENTSLPQILYNVPSRTGCDLLPPTVARLAQVPNIVGIKEATGNLSRVNEIKDRVADDFILLSGNDDSALDFMQLGGHGVISVTANVAARDMARMCELAAAGEFAAAREINRRLMPLHERLFIEPNPIAVKWASRELGLVATDTLRLPMTPLTAESRPVVLDALKHAGLL
- a CDS encoding glycine cleavage system transcriptional repressor codes for the protein MTASSQHHLVITALGADRPGIVNTITRHVSSCGCNIEDSRLAMLGDEFTFIMLLSGSWNAITQIESTLPLKGAELDLLIVMKRTHAQARQAMPATVRVQVEVADSPHLIERFTDLFDSHQMNIAELISRTQANDENEQPGAPQLYIQIAAHSPALQDATNIEQAFKDLCTELNAQGTINVVNYPQQDDE
- the bcp gene encoding thioredoxin-dependent thiol peroxidase, which translates into the protein MNPLKAGDVAPKFSLPDQDGEQVNLTDFQGQRVLVYFYPKAMTPGCTVQACSLRDSMDELKQYGVEVLGISTDKPEKLSRFVDKEELNFTLLSDEDHSVCEQFGIWGEKSFMGKTYDGIHRISFLIDKKGNVEHVFDNFKTSNHHDIVLAWLKENAA
- a CDS encoding DUF2628 domain-containing protein, translating into MTTQQHSEKWQKRFDFFEKNGAPKTPEFKAALRRLPWYKRFLYNMNVISFFFGPIYFLILGMWKRCLTLIVCSVAIGFILGIVELITGLNLDSLCGLIVSVMWGITTNYAYYLHKVKGYNSWNPFTGIF